The stretch of DNA ATGTAAAAAATACCTTGTCGGTATCGGCTTATAAGAATTTGCCAAAGGCTTTGGGCTATGGTAGGCGAAAAACAACGATGTTATTATTAGATCCCAGTAAAATGGAACTAGAAACCATGGAGAAAATGGCGGCGTTCTTAGGGGGCAATCTGCGTACGATGATTGACCGTTATCAAATGGGGTATGATGTATTGAGCATCAGAGCATATAAAAAATTAATGAGCTAAACTAAAAAAAAGTAGGCGCATGGATGAAACACTTAAGGCCCATTTGATGGACCTGATAGATCGACAAAATGAAATAATAATTCAGCAGGGAGCGAAACTGGATGCATTAGAAGAGGAGATCGAAAAAGGAGAGATCTATAAAAATAATTTTGTAACCACGAGGGAGGTGTCCCGAATTTTAGGATTAAAGCCAAGAACAATAAGGAAGTACAACTATGACGGGCTTTTGACAGGAAAGAAGCGAAAAAAAGAAGGAATGCTTTATTTCCCATTAAAACAGGTCATGGAATACCGAAGGGAAAACT from Aureispira anguillae encodes:
- a CDS encoding helix-turn-helix domain-containing protein, which codes for MDETLKAHLMDLIDRQNEIIIQQGAKLDALEEEIEKGEIYKNNFVTTREVSRILGLKPRTIRKYNYDGLLTGKKRKKEGMLYFPLKQVMEYRRENFKHWAFFE